The proteins below come from a single Carnobacterium divergens DSM 20623 genomic window:
- the dhaQ gene encoding DhaKLM operon coactivator DhaQ, which yields MKKIVNRPEKMVTQMLNGIVYAHDEKLERIKGTGVIYRKAISKGKVAVVSGGGSGHEPAHTGFVGKGMLAAAICGPIFVPPTPEEVFQGIAISDQGFGVLLVIKNFEKDVESFLEGRRLALDKGHQVAYVIVNDDCSLEENSFQKRRRGVAGTVFVHKILAAAAENGSTLDELAELGKKVVRASNTLGLALSPAVVSEEHQAQFHLAEDELSFGVGIHGEPGYRIEKLHSSERLAIELVNKLKNHYQLAKGDQFALMVNGLGGTPLMELYIFTNDVRRLLELEGIKVVFKKVGNYMTSYDMKGLSLTFLKIEEEHWLDWLNEPVEVYGW from the coding sequence ATGAAAAAAATTGTTAATCGACCAGAAAAAATGGTTACACAAATGTTAAATGGAATCGTTTACGCTCATGATGAAAAGCTTGAACGGATAAAAGGAACAGGTGTAATTTATCGTAAAGCTATCTCTAAAGGTAAAGTTGCGGTTGTAAGCGGTGGAGGAAGTGGTCATGAACCCGCTCATACAGGATTTGTTGGAAAAGGTATGCTTGCAGCGGCTATTTGTGGTCCGATTTTTGTTCCACCAACACCGGAAGAAGTTTTTCAAGGAATTGCCATTTCGGATCAAGGTTTTGGTGTTTTACTAGTGATAAAAAACTTTGAAAAAGACGTTGAAAGTTTTTTGGAAGGACGCCGTTTAGCCCTAGATAAGGGACATCAAGTTGCCTATGTCATTGTGAATGATGATTGTTCATTAGAAGAAAATAGTTTTCAAAAAAGACGCCGTGGGGTTGCTGGAACAGTATTCGTGCATAAAATTTTAGCTGCAGCAGCAGAAAACGGTAGCACTCTAGATGAATTAGCAGAATTAGGGAAAAAGGTGGTTCGAGCTAGTAATACATTAGGGCTAGCTTTATCACCAGCTGTGGTATCAGAAGAACATCAAGCTCAATTTCATTTGGCAGAAGATGAATTGTCCTTTGGCGTTGGAATCCACGGAGAGCCGGGATATCGTATTGAAAAACTACATTCCTCTGAACGCTTAGCCATTGAACTGGTAAATAAATTAAAAAATCATTACCAATTAGCAAAAGGAGATCAGTTTGCGTTGATGGTTAATGGATTAGGCGGAACGCCTTTAATGGAGCTCTATATTTTTACGAATGATGTCCGACGTCTATTGGAATTAGAAGGAATTAAGGTTGTTTTCAAAAAAGTTGGAAATTATATGACCTCTTATGACATGAAAGGGTTGTCGTTAACCTTTTTGAAGATAGAGGAAGAGCATTGGTTAGATTGGTTGAATGAACCCGTTGAGGTTTATGGATGGTAA
- the dhaL gene encoding dihydroxyacetone kinase subunit DhaL encodes MNVETVKTWLDLFTDEVNQNKEYLSELDTPIGDGDHGMNMARGTTAVKEVIAEKNPTTLVDIFKLTGMTLVSKVGGASGPLYGSAFISMAKAAGETDDLGELLAAGLAGIQKRGKAEVGEKTMVDVWQPVVEAVQKNELTSKVIQDAVEGTKEIKATKGRASYLGDRSIGHIDPGAMSSGYLFEAMLKAGVFQ; translated from the coding sequence ATGAATGTAGAAACTGTAAAAACCTGGTTAGACTTATTTACAGATGAGGTTAATCAAAACAAAGAGTATTTAAGTGAATTGGATACCCCAATTGGTGACGGAGACCACGGTATGAATATGGCTCGTGGTACAACGGCCGTAAAAGAGGTTATTGCTGAAAAAAATCCAACAACGTTGGTAGATATTTTCAAATTAACGGGTATGACATTAGTTAGTAAAGTGGGTGGCGCATCAGGTCCGTTATATGGTTCAGCGTTCATCAGTATGGCAAAAGCTGCTGGAGAAACAGACGATTTAGGGGAGCTCTTGGCTGCTGGTTTAGCTGGAATTCAAAAACGTGGCAAGGCTGAAGTTGGCGAAAAAACAATGGTAGACGTTTGGCAACCTGTTGTTGAAGCAGTACAAAAAAACGAACTAACTTCTAAAGTTATTCAAGATGCTGTTGAAGGGACAAAAGAAATTAAAGCTACAAAAGGTCGCGCATCGTATCTTGGCGATCGTTCAATTGGGCATATTGATCCAGGAGCAATGTCAAGTGGATATTTATTTGAAGCAATGTTGAAAGCAGGTGTTTTTCAATGA
- a CDS encoding glycerol dehydrogenase: MRKAFISPTKYVQGEDEILNLGYFVSTFGKSALLIAHQDDINRVQAQLDQTTEKFNIEIIPSHFNGECSRQEVARLQEFAKEHNCDCVIGLGGGKAIDTAKCVAEGEALIIVPTIAATDAPTSHSAVLYTPEGEFDDYAYFKQSPSVVMVDTKIIANAPTRFLVAGMGDALSTYFEARATSNSFSNVNAGLPCGARTGECPPAKGTNAALMMAKLCYEMLLENGYNAKIACDNNLVTPALENIVETNILLSGLGFESAGLAAIHAIHDGLTALEGTHHYFHGEKVAFSAIAQLVLENAPIEELHEVLDFSLSIGLPVCLADIGVESITMEEAISVAEKACIPEESIHSMPFPITVNDVASAIIAADKIGSDYKKNH, from the coding sequence ATGAGAAAAGCATTTATTTCACCAACAAAGTATGTACAAGGAGAGGACGAAATTCTTAATTTAGGCTATTTCGTTTCTACTTTCGGAAAATCAGCACTATTAATTGCCCATCAAGACGATATCAACCGTGTACAAGCACAATTAGACCAAACAACTGAAAAATTTAACATTGAAATCATTCCAAGCCATTTTAACGGCGAATGTTCAAGACAAGAAGTAGCTCGCTTACAAGAATTTGCTAAAGAACACAACTGTGATTGTGTGATTGGTTTAGGTGGCGGTAAAGCAATTGACACTGCAAAATGTGTTGCGGAAGGTGAAGCGTTGATTATTGTTCCAACAATTGCGGCAACAGATGCACCAACGAGTCATTCCGCAGTATTGTATACTCCAGAAGGCGAATTCGACGATTACGCATACTTCAAACAAAGCCCAAGCGTAGTCATGGTAGATACGAAAATTATTGCCAATGCCCCAACACGCTTTTTAGTAGCCGGAATGGGAGACGCACTTTCTACTTATTTTGAAGCACGTGCAACGTCAAACTCCTTCTCAAATGTAAATGCAGGTTTGCCATGTGGCGCACGAACAGGAGAATGCCCACCAGCTAAAGGAACAAATGCAGCTTTAATGATGGCAAAATTATGTTATGAAATGCTACTTGAAAATGGCTACAATGCAAAAATTGCTTGTGACAATAACCTTGTAACACCTGCTTTAGAAAATATTGTTGAAACAAACATTTTATTATCAGGCTTAGGCTTTGAAAGTGCTGGTTTAGCAGCGATTCATGCGATTCATGACGGATTGACTGCCTTAGAAGGAACGCATCATTATTTCCATGGTGAAAAAGTGGCCTTTAGCGCAATTGCGCAATTAGTATTAGAAAATGCACCAATTGAAGAACTACATGAAGTGTTAGATTTCTCATTATCAATTGGCTTACCTGTTTGCTTAGCAGATATCGGAGTTGAATCCATTACAATGGAAGAAGCTATTTCAGTTGCTGAAAAAGCATGTATTCCTGAAGAGTCTATCCATTCTATGCCATTCCCAATCACTGTCAATGATGTCGCATCAGCAATTATTGCAGCAGACAAAATTGGGAGCGACTACAAAAAAAATCACTAA
- a CDS encoding FecCD family ABC transporter permease produces MKHKNYLLILIALVVAIFLSIIYSTSIGQVDIPFDQSWNIFISKISNGSVGSLDHLDNQSYITIIWQLRLPRALFALLVGMGLAVSGTIMQAIVQNPLADPYILGISSGASLGATFVILLGVGSGALFAQIGVAFGAFIGAVVASFGVLLLASFGGRITSIKLLLSGMVISSLLSAFSSLIVYFANNAEGIKTITFWSMGSLASASWDKLPILSVPVLLSCLFFLFQHRILNTMLLGDEAAITLGIELGKYRKIYLALASLLTGTVVAYSGMIGFVGLIIPHLARGLFGANHKHLLPMVLLIGALFMIWADILSRILIKNVEIPIGIITSVIGAPLFIYIIIKKNYQFGG; encoded by the coding sequence ATGAAGCATAAAAACTATCTATTGATTCTGATTGCCTTGGTTGTAGCTATTTTTCTTTCTATTATCTACTCTACATCAATCGGTCAAGTTGACATTCCTTTCGACCAATCTTGGAACATCTTTATCTCTAAAATCTCAAATGGCTCCGTAGGATCATTAGATCATTTAGACAATCAATCTTACATTACAATTATTTGGCAATTGCGATTGCCTCGAGCATTATTTGCTTTATTAGTTGGAATGGGCTTAGCCGTTAGCGGAACGATTATGCAGGCTATTGTTCAAAACCCATTAGCAGACCCTTATATTTTAGGGATTTCGTCTGGTGCTTCTTTAGGAGCAACGTTTGTGATTCTTTTAGGAGTCGGAAGTGGCGCATTATTTGCACAGATTGGTGTTGCCTTTGGCGCCTTTATTGGAGCAGTTGTTGCCTCTTTTGGTGTTTTATTATTAGCTAGTTTTGGCGGACGTATCACATCAATCAAATTACTATTGTCAGGCATGGTCATTAGTTCGTTATTAAGTGCTTTTTCCAGTTTAATCGTTTATTTTGCAAACAACGCTGAAGGCATTAAGACCATCACCTTTTGGTCAATGGGCAGTCTTGCTTCTGCTAGTTGGGATAAATTACCCATTCTTTCTGTACCAGTACTGTTAAGCTGTCTCTTCTTTCTCTTCCAACATCGAATTTTAAATACTATGTTGCTTGGAGACGAGGCTGCCATTACACTTGGAATCGAGCTTGGAAAATATCGAAAAATCTATCTAGCTTTAGCTTCTCTTCTAACAGGGACGGTTGTTGCCTATTCTGGAATGATTGGCTTTGTAGGACTCATTATACCTCATTTAGCCAGAGGACTCTTTGGCGCAAATCATAAACATCTTTTGCCAATGGTTTTACTGATTGGAGCATTATTTATGATTTGGGCCGATATTCTTTCTAGAATTCTAATTAAAAATGTGGAAATTCCAATCGGAATCATTACTTCAGTCATTGGCGCACCTCTTTTTATCTATATTATTATCAAAAAAAATTATCAATTTGGAGGTTAA
- the dhaK gene encoding dihydroxyacetone kinase subunit DhaK, with amino-acid sequence MKKIINDATAVVDEMLDGLTYAHGDLVERINESGIIVAKNQTKGHVGLISGGGSGHEPAHAGFVGQGMLSAAVCGAVFTSPTPDQILEGIKAADQGAGVFLIIKNYSGDVMNFDMAKELAEMEDIEVDFIIVDDDIAVEDSTYTAGKRGVAGTVLVHKILGAAADQGASLSEIKAMADKLVPQIKTIGVALTGATVPEVGKPGFVLADDEIEFGVGIHGEPGYRREKIAPSKELAKELVMKLKAAFDWKKGDHFALLVNGLGSTPLMEQYIFTNDVRQLLDEEGIVVEFKKVGDFMTAIDMAGLSLTLVKLEDSKWLENLTYKTNTIAW; translated from the coding sequence ATGAAAAAGATAATAAATGACGCGACAGCAGTAGTAGACGAAATGTTGGACGGGTTGACTTATGCACATGGAGATTTAGTTGAACGTATCAATGAAAGCGGAATCATCGTAGCGAAAAATCAAACGAAGGGACATGTTGGGTTAATTAGTGGAGGCGGAAGCGGACATGAACCAGCACATGCAGGTTTTGTCGGTCAAGGAATGTTATCAGCAGCAGTTTGTGGGGCAGTTTTTACATCCCCAACTCCTGATCAAATTTTAGAAGGAATCAAAGCAGCTGATCAAGGAGCCGGCGTCTTTTTAATCATTAAAAATTATTCTGGTGACGTGATGAATTTCGATATGGCAAAAGAGTTAGCTGAGATGGAAGATATTGAAGTTGATTTTATTATTGTAGATGACGACATTGCAGTGGAAGATAGTACCTATACGGCAGGAAAGCGTGGAGTTGCAGGGACTGTTTTAGTTCATAAAATTTTAGGCGCTGCAGCTGATCAAGGTGCAAGTTTATCAGAAATTAAAGCAATGGCTGATAAATTGGTTCCACAAATCAAAACCATTGGAGTAGCCTTAACAGGTGCAACTGTTCCTGAGGTAGGTAAGCCAGGCTTTGTTTTAGCAGATGATGAAATTGAATTTGGTGTGGGTATCCACGGTGAACCTGGTTACCGCAGAGAAAAAATCGCTCCTTCAAAAGAGTTAGCAAAAGAATTAGTAATGAAGTTAAAAGCAGCCTTCGATTGGAAAAAAGGCGATCATTTCGCACTATTAGTTAACGGCTTAGGCAGCACACCTTTAATGGAACAATATATTTTTACAAATGATGTTCGCCAATTACTAGATGAAGAAGGAATAGTGGTTGAATTTAAAAAAGTGGGCGATTTCATGACTGCAATCGATATGGCTGGTTTATCGTTAACATTAGTAAAATTAGAAGATTCTAAATGGCTAGAAAATTTAACTTATAAAACAAATACAATTGCTTGGTAG
- a CDS encoding nitroreductase family protein yields MERDELHSISQLIQSRRTIRKILPDSIPRELIYTILEIASFAPFHSKKEPWEVLLISTESERQLFSTAILESYTRLGVWDSYNQSDLDKTKSKVYDYFAEVPVSIVVSVPLEADQKTSLEAISATAAFIQNIQLVAWDKSIGVTWRTTPNIFDSKFAEELRIDSTRQIVATLHLTKIKTASTKIKAKRTPLSEWVTTLESVKNNEA; encoded by the coding sequence ATGGAACGAGATGAACTACATTCAATTAGTCAACTAATTCAAAGTAGAAGGACGATTCGAAAGATTTTACCCGATTCTATCCCTCGAGAACTAATTTATACTATTTTAGAAATAGCTTCTTTTGCACCTTTCCATTCAAAAAAAGAACCTTGGGAAGTTTTACTTATTTCAACAGAATCAGAACGCCAACTATTTTCAACAGCAATCCTTGAAAGTTACACACGTTTAGGGGTGTGGGATTCTTACAATCAATCAGACTTAGATAAAACAAAAAGCAAAGTCTATGACTATTTTGCTGAAGTGCCCGTCAGCATCGTTGTTTCTGTTCCATTAGAAGCTGATCAAAAGACTTCATTGGAAGCCATTTCTGCTACCGCTGCATTTATTCAAAATATCCAACTTGTCGCTTGGGATAAATCAATCGGCGTAACTTGGCGAACCACACCTAATATTTTTGACTCAAAATTCGCTGAAGAATTACGAATTGATTCCACCCGGCAAATTGTTGCAACTCTTCATTTAACTAAAATAAAAACAGCATCAACAAAAATAAAAGCAAAACGTACTCCTCTTAGCGAATGGGTGACTACTTTAGAAAGTGTGAAAAATAATGAAGCATAA
- the dhaM gene encoding dihydroxyacetone kinase phosphoryl donor subunit DhaM codes for MSKLGVVVVSHVPQIAEGVVRLMREVAKDVSITSAGGTDENEVGTSFEKIQTAFDANEAEILLAFYDLGSAKMNLEMVMEMTDKEVHLFDTAFLESSYTAAALIQADASLEMIKEQIDPMKIK; via the coding sequence ATGAGTAAACTAGGTGTTGTAGTCGTTTCACATGTTCCTCAAATTGCAGAAGGAGTCGTTCGCTTAATGCGAGAAGTGGCAAAGGATGTATCGATTACCTCTGCTGGCGGAACGGATGAGAATGAAGTTGGAACGAGCTTTGAAAAAATCCAAACAGCTTTTGACGCTAATGAAGCTGAAATTTTATTAGCTTTCTATGATTTAGGTAGTGCCAAAATGAATTTAGAAATGGTAATGGAAATGACAGACAAAGAAGTCCATCTATTTGATACAGCTTTTCTAGAAAGTAGCTACACGGCGGCAGCCTTGATTCAAGCCGATGCATCCTTAGAGATGATTAAAGAACAAATTGATCCGATGAAAATTAAATAA